The DNA segment CGGCGCCGTCCGACGCGCCCGGCTGATCTCCCTCGCAGCCCGGATCGGGGTGGGCCCGTCGCTGCGGTTCGCCCAGCGGTCCCTGTCGGGGGAGCAGGGCGGATCGTTGGTCCGCAGCGTCCTGACGCCGTCGTCGTACGACCCGGCACCCCTGGTGCGCTCCGTCGGGGACTCGGGCGGGTTCGCTGGCCTCCACGTGTACAGCTTCAACGATGTTCAGTCGGTCGCCCGCACCTTCGGCACTGGCCCGGCGTAAAAACTGCCCCAAGGATCAGGATTGCCGGTTGCTAGCGGCAATCCTGATCCTTGGGGCCGGTAATGTCCTAGTCGCCCTTCACATTGACGATCTGGCGAAGCGTATGGCGGATACTGACCATGTTGGCGGCGTCCGCCATCACCACATCGATGTCCTTGTACGCGGCGGGGATTTCGTCGATGAACGCAGCGGTGTCGCGGTACTCAATCCCTGACATGGCGGTCCGGAGCTGCTCGTGCGTGAACGTCCTGCGCGCCGCGGACCGACTGTATTCCCGGCCCGCGCCGTGCGGCGCCGAGTTCAACGACGGCGCAAAGCCCAGGCCCTCCACAACATAGGAGGCGGTCCCCATCGACCCCGGAATCAGGCCAGCCTTCCCGGCGGACGCCTCGATGGCACCCTTCCGGCTCAGCCACACGTCTTTGCCGTAGTGGCGCTCCCGTGCGGTGTAGTTATGGTGGCAGTTGATCCGCTCCTGCTCCCGCACCGCGTCGCCCGTCCAGGCGGCAAAGCAGGCCACCACGCGGTCCATCATTTCCTCACGGTTGAGGAGGGCGAAGTTCTGGGCCCACCGCAGCTGGTCAATGTACTCCTGGAACTCCGGATCGCCCTCCACCAGGTAGGCGAGGTCATCGTGGGGGAGCTTGATGAACCTTTTCCGGCACTGCTCAAGGGCAACCCGGATGTGGTGCTGGGCGATCTTGTTCCCCACGCCGCGCGAGCCGCTGTGCAGGAACAGCCAGACGTCGTCGTTCTCGTCGACGCTCACCTCGATGAAATGGTTGCCTGACCCGAGGGTACCCAGCTGTAGGGCCCACTTTGTCACGTAGGTGGCCGGGTCGAACGCCGCGTTGTCTGCCTCGGCGCCGAGCTGTTCGATCCGCGGTGCGGCGGTCGCCACGATTGAGGTGTTGTTATTGCCAGCGGACAGGGGGATGCTGCGTTCGATGGCCCTGCGCAGCGTCTTGCGGTCCAGCTCCCCAAGGTCACCGTGGCTGAACTGGGTCCGGACGGCGATCATGCCGCAGCCGATGTCCACGCCGACGGCGGCCGGGATGATGGCTCCGATGGTTGGGATCACCGAACCGACCGCCGCGCCGAGGCCAAGGTGTGCATCGGGCATGCTGGCCAGGTGTGGGTAGATGAAGGGCATGCCGGAAGTCATGAGGTTCTGGGCGCGGGTCTTCGAGTCGAGGACGCTCGCAAAGTTGATGTAGGTCTTGCTCACCATTTCCATTACTGGAGAGTAACACTAGTGATTGGCAACTCCCAATCACTAGTGTTACAACGGGGCGAGAAAGCAGCTCAGACGGCCTCAACGCTTCGGAGCCAGCGATCCAGATCCCGTGGCCGAGTGAACCGGAGCACCGGCACGCCGCCGTCGTCAATCAGACGCTTGATGCGCGCCCGTTTTCGCGGGAAGCTCTTGAAGTGCCAGACGAGGATGGAGTCCCGGGCGATCGCTCTGCGCACGGTTTCGCGGTTCCCGTTGCAGACCACTTCCCGGCGGATCACCCGCAGTGCTGTCCGCCGCACCAGCCGGGACAGGGACACCCACCGTGGGTAATCCAGGGCAACGACCAACTGCGTCCGGGGTAGCACCTGATCCGCCCATGTGGCGTAAACGGTGTCAAAGACCCAGCGCTCGCTGGACGCGAGGGCCGCCGCGAGATCCTTCTGGTCCGTCGGGTGCCGCTCGGTCCAGTCCGGGAGCCAGCCAATCTGGTCGTCAGCTGAGACCTCGGGGAGCCCGGTTGCGCCCGCGTAGCGGTGTGCGGCGGTGGACTTCCCCGATCCGGTGACGCCGTAGAAGAGCACCCGTTGCGGGGTATCCGGCGAAGCTGCTGTGGTCACCGGTTCATCCTGCCATAGGGGTGTTGGAGGCCGGGTTTGCCCCCTGATGACAGACTTAAGCCGTGGCTCATCTAGACGTTTCCAACATTGACTACTTCCTGTCCGACGGCCGGCAGCTGCTGAACGCCGTCAGTTTCAAGGTCGGTGACGGGCACAAGACAGCGCTGATCGGCCCGAACGGCACCGGCAAGACCACCCTGCTGCGCATCATCGCCGGGGATGTCACCGCCGACGAGGGCGCCGTCACCCGTTCAGGCAACATGGGCATCATGCGCCAGTTCGTTGGCCAGGTGAGGGACGAGACGACGGTCCGGGACCTCCTGGTCTCCGCTGCGCCGCCCGCGCTCGCCAAAGCGGCCCAGGCCGTCGACGACGCCGAGCTGGCCATGATGGAGAACGACGACGAACCCACCCAGATGCGGTACGCGCACGCCATCACCGAGTGGGGCGATGCCGGCGGTTATGAGCTGGAAACCACGTGGGACGAAGTGACGATGGCCGCGCTCGGGGTGCCCTACGCGCGGGCGCAGTACCGGGCGTCGTCGTCGTTGTCGGGTGGTGAGCAGAAACGGTTGGTGCTGGAGGCCCTCTTCTCCGGGCCGGATGAACTGCTCCTCCTCGACGAACCCGACAACTACCTCGACGTGCCCGGGAAACGCTGGCTTGAGGCGAAGCTGAACGAGTCGAAGAAGTCAGTGCTGTTCGTCAGCCACGACCGGGAACTGCTGGCCAACGCCGCCACCCGCATCATCACCCTTGAACCGGGAGCACTCGGGGCGTCCAGCTGGATCCACGGCGGTGGCTTCGAAACCTACCTGCAGGCCCGCACCGACCGGAACCTCAGGTTCGAGGAACTCCGCCGCCGGTGGGACGAGGAGCATCTCAAGCTCAAGGAACTCGTCAACATGTACAAGAACAAGGCGGCGTTCCGGTCCGACATGGCCAACCGCTACCACGCAGCCCAGACCCGGTTGGCGAAGTTCCTTGAGGCCGGCCCGCCGGAAGCGATCCCCCTTGAGCAGAACGTCTCCATGCGGCTCAAGGGCGGCCGGACCGCGAAACGGGCGGTGGTCGCCCAGAAGCTGGAACTGACCGGGCTGATGAAGCCGTTCAGCACCGAAATCTGGTTCGGTGACCGGGTGGGGGTGCTCGGCGCCAATGGCTCGGGCAAGTCCCATTTCCTGCGACTCCTGGCCAGCGGTGGCACCGATCCGGAGAAGGAACACGAGCCGGTGTCCGAGGTCAGCATTGCACCGGTGCCGCACGAGGGAACCGTGAAGCTCGGTGCCAGGATCAGGCCCGGCTTCTTCGCCCAGACCCATGTCCGCCCCGACCTTCTGGGCCGGACCCTCCTGGATATCCTGCACCGCGGCGACGATCATCGTTCGGGCCTGCCGCGGGAAGCGGCCTCCGGCGTCCTGGACAGGTACGGCCTTGCCGGTCAGGCGGAGCAATTGTATGACTCCCTGTCGGGCGGTCAGCAGGCTCGGCTGCAGATCCTGCTGCTGGAACTATCCGGCGCCACGCTGTTGCTGCTTGACGAGCCCACTGACAACCTCGACCTGCATTCAGCAGAGGCGCTGGAGAAGGCAATCGATGCTTTCGAGGGCACTGTCCTCGCGGTCACCCACGACCGGTGGTTTGCCCGCAGCTTTGACCGGTTCATGGTTTTCGGCTCGGACGGCAAGGTGTACGAGTCGGAGGAACCGGTCTGGGATGAGGGGCGGGTGCAGCGGAGCCGCTGACGGCGGCCCGCAGACCTAGCGGTACATCTTCCTTCTGGTCTCGACCCCATCAGGGCCGTACGTCACCCATTCGCCGGTCTTCTTGCCTTTGCTGTACCACCCGTGATCGAGTATGGCGCCGGTGCTGTGATAGCGCTGCCACTCGCCGTCCTGCTTCCCGTCGACGAACGCG comes from the Arthrobacter sp. CAN_C5 genome and includes:
- a CDS encoding adenylate kinase; its protein translation is MTTAASPDTPQRVLFYGVTGSGKSTAAHRYAGATGLPEVSADDQIGWLPDWTERHPTDQKDLAAALASSERWVFDTVYATWADQVLPRTQLVVALDYPRWVSLSRLVRRTALRVIRREVVCNGNRETVRRAIARDSILVWHFKSFPRKRARIKRLIDDGGVPVLRFTRPRDLDRWLRSVEAV
- a CDS encoding RtcB family protein gives rise to the protein MEMVSKTYINFASVLDSKTRAQNLMTSGMPFIYPHLASMPDAHLGLGAAVGSVIPTIGAIIPAAVGVDIGCGMIAVRTQFSHGDLGELDRKTLRRAIERSIPLSAGNNNTSIVATAAPRIEQLGAEADNAAFDPATYVTKWALQLGTLGSGNHFIEVSVDENDDVWLFLHSGSRGVGNKIAQHHIRVALEQCRKRFIKLPHDDLAYLVEGDPEFQEYIDQLRWAQNFALLNREEMMDRVVACFAAWTGDAVREQERINCHHNYTARERHYGKDVWLSRKGAIEASAGKAGLIPGSMGTASYVVEGLGFAPSLNSAPHGAGREYSRSAARRTFTHEQLRTAMSGIEYRDTAAFIDEIPAAYKDIDVVMADAANMVSIRHTLRQIVNVKGD
- a CDS encoding ABC-F family ATP-binding cassette domain-containing protein, translated to MAHLDVSNIDYFLSDGRQLLNAVSFKVGDGHKTALIGPNGTGKTTLLRIIAGDVTADEGAVTRSGNMGIMRQFVGQVRDETTVRDLLVSAAPPALAKAAQAVDDAELAMMENDDEPTQMRYAHAITEWGDAGGYELETTWDEVTMAALGVPYARAQYRASSSLSGGEQKRLVLEALFSGPDELLLLDEPDNYLDVPGKRWLEAKLNESKKSVLFVSHDRELLANAATRIITLEPGALGASSWIHGGGFETYLQARTDRNLRFEELRRRWDEEHLKLKELVNMYKNKAAFRSDMANRYHAAQTRLAKFLEAGPPEAIPLEQNVSMRLKGGRTAKRAVVAQKLELTGLMKPFSTEIWFGDRVGVLGANGSGKSHFLRLLASGGTDPEKEHEPVSEVSIAPVPHEGTVKLGARIRPGFFAQTHVRPDLLGRTLLDILHRGDDHRSGLPREAASGVLDRYGLAGQAEQLYDSLSGGQQARLQILLLELSGATLLLLDEPTDNLDLHSAEALEKAIDAFEGTVLAVTHDRWFARSFDRFMVFGSDGKVYESEEPVWDEGRVQRSR